In Thermodesulfovibrio aggregans, the following proteins share a genomic window:
- the xseB gene encoding exodeoxyribonuclease VII small subunit: MENLSYSKAMKEIEEILKYIESQEVDVDVLVEKVKRATELIRFCKSKLKSAEEELHKTLISLEEQNSTDIEPF, translated from the coding sequence ATGGAGAACTTAAGCTATTCTAAAGCTATGAAAGAGATTGAAGAGATTTTGAAATACATAGAATCACAGGAAGTTGATGTGGATGTTCTCGTTGAAAAGGTAAAGAGAGCAACAGAACTTATTCGCTTTTGCAAAAGCAAACTAAAGTCGGCAGAGGAAGAACTTCACAAAACTCTTATTTCCCTGGAAGAGCAAAACTCTACTGATATAGAGCCCTTTTAA